The following proteins come from a genomic window of Trifolium pratense cultivar HEN17-A07 linkage group LG4, ARS_RC_1.1, whole genome shotgun sequence:
- the LOC123921390 gene encoding ABC transporter C family member 3-like, with protein MLELGFVSTSLMNNGTDFLVKPIFLHGLSSLLHVVLLVAVLVSWVWRKIKTCVVNESKEEKLNSTLFKVTKFCSIGFSFLNFVLFLFNYFYGYTNGWSDEKVVTLFDLGLKTVSWFVICVCFHKGFLFFFSSGQRKTRFPFFFRAWCVFYLIVACYCFVVDIVVFYENHIELTAQSMVSDVVSFCVGLVFCYVGYFVRNESEEGDRTIQEPLLNGDTHVGNGNVNPLGLKETKGSDTVTPFSNAGILSLLTFTWVGPLIAFGNKKTLDLEDIPQLDSGDSVVGAFPTFRNKLEADCGAVNRVTTLKLVKSLLISAWKEILITAFLALLNTLASYVGPYLIDSFVQYLDGRRLYENQGYVLVSAFFIAKIVECLTQRHWFFRLQQIGLRFRALLVTMIYNKALTLSCQSRQCHTSGEIINFMTVDAERVGVFSWYIHDLWLVVLQVTLALIILYKNLGLASVAAFVTTIIIMLANVPLGSLQEKFQNKLMESKDTRMKTTSEILRNMRILKLQGWEMKFLSKITELRDAEQGWLRKFLYTSALTTFVFWGAPTLVSVVTFGTCMLIGIPLESGKILSALATIRILQEPIYNLPDFISMIAQTKVSLDRISSFLRLDDLQSDVVEKLPPGSSDTAIDVVDGNFSWDLSSPNPTLQNINLRVFQGMKVAVCGTVGSGKSTLLSCVLGEVPKISGVLKVCGTKAYVAQSPWIQSGKLEDNILFGEHMVRERYEKVLEACSLKKDLEILSFGDQTIIGERGINLSGGQKQRIQIARALYQDADIYLFDDPFSAVDAHTGSHLFKECLFGVLSSKTVVYVTHQVEFLPTADLILVMKDGKITQSGKYADLLNIGTDFMELIGAHREAMSTLESMDGGKTSNEISTLEKAVNIAGNHEELNKDEQNGDKGEPKGQLVQEEEREKGKVGFSVYWKYITTAYGGALVPFILLAQILFQALQIGSNYWMAWATPISADVEAPVEGTTLIEVYVGLAIGSSLCILVRALILVTVGYKTATILFNKMHLCVFRAPMSFFDSTPSGRILNRASTDQSAVDTDIPYQIGSFAFSLIQLLGIIIVMSQVAWQVFIVFVPVIAISIWYQRYYLPSARELSRLCGVCKAPIIQHFAETISGTSTIRSFDQQSRFHETNMKLTDGYSRPKFNIAAAMEWLCFRLDMLSSFTFAFSLIFLISIPAGIINPGIAGLVVTYGLNLNMIQAWVIWNLCNLENKIISVERMLQYTTIPSEPPLVSEEEKRPDPSWPAYGEVDIRNLQVRYAPHLPLVLRGLTCTFRGGLKTGIVGRTGSGKSTLIQTLFRLVEPTAGEVIIDNINISTIGLHDLRSRLSIIPQDPTMFEGTVRSNLDPLEEYNDEQIWEALDKCQLGDEVRKKEGKLDSPVSENGENWSMGQRQLVCLGRVLLKKSKILVLDEATASVDTATDNLIQQTLRQHFTDSTVITIAHRITSVLDSDMVLLLSQGLIEEYDSPTTLLDDKSSSFAKLVAEYTMRSSSNFEKSVDH; from the exons ATGTTGGAGTTGGGTTTTGTTTCAACTTCACTCATGAACAATGGAACTGATTTTCTTGTTAAACCCATTTTCCTTCATGGGTTATCTAGTTTACTTCATGTAGTGTTGCTTGTGGCTGTTTTAGTTTCATGGGTTTGGAGAAAAATCAAAACTTGTGTTGTGAATGAGTCTAAGGAGGAGAAACTTAATAGTACTTTGTTTAAAGTGACAAAGTTTTGTTCTATtggtttttctttcttaaattttgttctgtttttgtttaattatttttacgGGTATACTAATGGTTGGTCAGATGAAAAAGTTGTTACCCTTTTTGATTTAGGTTTAAAAACAGTTTCTTGGTTTGTTATTTGCGTTTGTTTCCACAAAGGGTTCTTGTTTTTCTTCAGTTCAGGTCAAAGAAAAACAAGGTTTCCATTCTTCTTTAGAGCTTGGTGTGTCTTCTATCTCATTGTTGCATGTTATTGTTTTGTGGTTGacattgttgttttttatgaaaatcacATTGAGTTAACTGCCCAATCCATGGTTTCTGATGTAGTGTCTTTTTGTGTTGGTTTGGTCTTCTGTTATGTGGGGTATTTTGTGAGAAATGAGAGTGAAGAAGGTGATAGAACTATTCAAGAACCTCTTTTGAATGGTGATACACATGTTGGTAATGGTAATGTTAATCCCTTGGGGTTAAAAGAGACTAAAGGGAGTGACACTGTTACTCCTTTTTCAAATGCTGGAATTTTGAGCCTTCTCACTTTCACTTGGGTGGGACCCCTTATAGCATTTGGCAATAAGAAAACCTTAGACCTTGAGGATATTCCTCAGCTAGATAGTGGAGATAGTGTAGTTGGAGCTTTTCCAACTTTTAGAAACAAACTTGAAGCTGATTGTGGTGCAGTCAATAGAGTAACCACACTTAAGTTGGTTAAGTCATTGTTAATCTCTGCGTGGAAAGAGATTCTTATCACTGCTTTTCTTGCATTGTTAAACACTTTAGCTTCTTATGTTGGTCCGTATCTTATTGATTCTTTTGTTCAATATCTTGATGGAAGAAGGCTATATGAGAATCAAGGCTATGTGTTGGTTTCTGCATTTTTCATTGCAAAGATTGTAGAATGCCTAACACAGAGGCATTGGTTCTTTAGGTTGCAGCAAATCGGACTTCGATTCCGAGCACTGCTTGTCACTATGATATATAACAAAGCCTTAACACTTTCCTGTCAATCAAGACAATGCCACACTTCTGGAGAAATAATCAATTTCATGACCGTTGATGCTGAAAGAGTCGGTGTTTTCAGTTGGTACATACATGATTTGTGGTTAGTAGTTTTGCAAGTTACATTGGCGTTGatcattttatataaaaatttgggGCTTGCTTCCGTTGCTGCTTTTGTTACTACTATCATTATTATGCTGGCAAATGTTCCCTTGGGATCATTGCAAGAGAAGTTTCAAAATAAGTTGATGGAGTCAAAGGATACAAGAATGAAGACAACATCTGAAATTTTAAGGAACATGAGGATTCTCAAACTACAAGGATGGGAAATGAAGTTTCTATCTAAAATAACTGAGCTTAGGGATGCCGAACAAGGGTGGTTGAGAAAGTTTCTTTATACTTCAGCCTTGACTACATTTGTCTTTTGGGGTGCACCTACATTGGTATCAGTGGTTACTTTTGGTACTTGTATGCTTATAGGGATCCCACTTGAATCGGGGAAGATTCTGTCAGCACTTGCAACAATCAGGATTCTTCAAGAGCCTATTTATAATCTTCCAGATTTTATTTCAATGATAGCACAGACTAAAGTTTCTCTCGATAGGATCTCTTCGTTCCTTCGTCTCGATGACTTGCAATCGGATGTTGTTGAAAAGCTTCCTCCGGGAAGTTCTGATACTGCGATTGATGTGGTTGATGGGAATTTTTCTTGGGATTTATCTTCACCTAATCCCACTTTGCAGAACATAAATCTCAGAGTTTTTCAAGGCATGAAGGTTGCTGTTTGTGGTACAGTTGGATCAGGCAAGTCTACTTTACTTTCTTGTGTATTGGGAGAAGTACCAAAGATATCTGGTGTCCTTAAGGTTTGTGGAACAAAGGCTTATGTTGCTCAATCACCATGGATTCAAAGTGGCAAGTTAGAGGATAATATATTGTTTGGTGAACACATGGTTAGGGAAAGGTATGAGAAGGTACTTGAAGCATGTTCCTTAAAGAAGGATCTGGAAATCTTGTCATTTGGTGATCAGACGATTATAGGCGAACGTGGGATAAATTTGAGTGGTGGACAGAAACAACGAATACAAATTGCTCGCGCTCTTTACCAAGATGCTGATATCTATCTATTTGATGATCCTTTTAGTGCTGTGGATGCTCATACAGGATCTCACCTTTTCAAG GAATGTTTGTTTGGCGTTTTAAGTTCAAAAACAGTTGTTTATGTTACTCATCAAGTGGAGTTCTTACCTACTGCTGACCTTATATTG GTCATGAAAGATGGAAAAATTACTCAAAGTGGAAAGTATGCCGATCTGCTCAACATTGGGACCGATTTTATGGAACTCATCGGCGCACACAGAGAAGCTATGTCTACACTCGAATCAATGGATGGAGGGAAAACATCTAATGAAATAAGTACCTTAGAAAAAGCTGTAAATATCGCCGGCAATCATGAAGAGTTAAACAAAGATGAGCAAAATGGTGATAAAGGAGAACCAAAAGGCCAACTTGTTCAAGAAGAAGAAAGGGAGAAAGGTAAAGTCGGATTTTCAGTCTATTGGAAATATATCACAACTGCATATGGAGGAGCTCTTGTACCGTTCATATTATTGGCTCAGATTCTTTTTCAAGCTCTTCAAATTGGAAGCAACTATTGGATGGCTTGGGCAACTCCCATCTCAGCCGACGTGGAGGCACCGGTTGAAGGAACAACTCTAATTGAAGTCTATGTTGGTTTGGCCATTGGAAGTTCTTTATGCATTCTTGTTAGAGCATTGATACTTGTTACAGTCGGTTATAAGACAGCCACTATACTCTTCAATAAAATGCACTTGTGCGTTTTTCGCGCCCCTATGTCATTTTTTGATTCTACTCCAAGTGGACGAATCCTTAATAGG GCTTCAACCGACCAAAGTGCAGTGGATACTGACATTCCTTATCAAATTGGCTCATTTGCCTTCTCCTTGATCCAGCTTCTAGGAATTATAATAGTGATGTCTCAGGTGGCATGGCAAGTTTTCATCGTGTTTGTACCCGTGATAGCAATTAGCATTTGGTATCAG CGATATTATTTACCATCAGCCCGTGAACTATCACGTTTATGTGGAGTATGCAAAGCCCCAATCATTCAACACTTTGCCGAAACAATATCTGGTACTTCAACCATTAGAAGCTTTGATCAACAGTCAAGATTCCATGAAACAAATATGAAACTGACTGATGGGTATTCTCGGCCAAAGTTCAATATCGCAGCTGCTATGGAATGGTTATGCTTTCGTTTAGATATGTTGTCTTCTTTCACATTTGCCTTTTCCTTGATATTCTTGATATCAATTCCAGCCGGAATCATAAATCCAG GCATTGCTGGTCTAGTTGTTACCTATGGTCTAAATTTAAACATGATACAAGCTTGGGTAATATGGAATCTTTGTAATTTAGAGAACAAAATTATATCTGTGGAAAGGATGCTTCAGTATACAACCATTCCTAGCGAGCCTCCGCTTGtttcagaagaagaaaaaaggccAGATCCTTCTTGGCCCGCATATGGCGAGGTTGATATAAGAAACTTGCAG GTTCGATATGCTCCACATCTGCCGCTCGTGTTGCGTGGCCTAACATGTACGTTTCGTGGAGGACTGAAAACTGGCATTGTTGGTAGAACAGGTAGCGGCAAATCAACTCTTATACAAACACTTTTCCGACTCGTTGAACCTACTGCTGGGGAAGTTATCATCGACAACATCAACATCTCTACCATTGGACTGCATGATTTGAGGTCTAGACTAAGCATTATTCCACAGGATCCAACAATGTTTGAGGGGACTGTGAGAAGTAATCTTGACCCTCTGGAAGAGTACAATGATGAACAAATATGGGAG GCCTTGGATAAGTGTCAACTGGGAGATGAAGttagaaagaaagaaggaaagCTCGATTCTCCAG TTAGCGAGAATGGTGAGAATTGGAGCATGGGTCAGAGGCAGTTGGTATGCCTTGGTAGGGTACTACTTAAGAAGAGCAAGATTTTGGTGCTTGATGAAGCCACTGCATCAGTTGATACAGCTACAGATAATTTGATTCAACAAACTCTTAGGCAGCATTTCACTGACTCTACAGTTATTACCATTGCGCATCGAATAACTTCTGTTCTTGACAGTGATATGGTTCTACTTCTTAGTCAAG GACTTATTGAGGAGTATGACTCCCCAACCACATTACTAGATGATAAGTCATCATCTTTTGCTAAGCTTGTTGCAGAGTATACCATGAGGTCCAGCTCCAATTTTGAGAAATCTGTTGATCACTGA
- the LOC123920731 gene encoding premnaspirodiene oxygenase-like, translated as MDISFLPFLLFSTSLIFLFITQILKLGKRILRVTSKTQKIIPPGPWNLPIIGSIHHLIGSLPHHGLRNLSKIHGPIMHLKLGEISTIIISSPEFAKEILKTYDMVFAHRPHQVGADIMCYGSTDIATAPYGSYWRQLRRLCSQELLCTKRVRSFQSIREQEVSNLIKHISNNIGTCINLSENVACLTSSITSRAAFGKICKDQQEFILLIKKLVKIAEGFVIMDLFPSQKWLHVISGMKPKLEELHMKFDNIFENIIKEAMTKKGDGETIEGFLSVLLRIKDCDDGLECPLTIDNIKAVVLDMFVAGSDTSAAIIEWAISEMMKNPTVMIKAQQEIREHFDSKGYIDETSLKELKYLNAVIKEALRLHPPFPLLLPRECRETCEIKGYTIHAGNKVIVNAWAIGRDPEYWSEPDKFMPERFLDCSIDFKGSNIEYIPFGAGRRICPGVLFGVSSIEIALAQLLYHYNWELPSGLTMENLEMTESLSSSSRRKTDLILVPISCYNPKHAS; from the exons ATGGACATATCATTCTTACCCTTCCTTTTATTTTCAACAAgtttaatatttcttttcatcACACAAATTCTAAAATTAGGAAAAAGAATATTAAGGGTCACaagcaaaacacaaaaaatcattccACCTGGACCATGGAACCTTCCTATCATAGGAAGTATACACCACCTTATTGGTTCTCTACCTCATCATGGTTTAAGAAATTTGTCCAAAATACATGGCCCTATCATGCACCTAAAACTAGGTGAAATATCAACCATAATAATTTCTTCACCTGAATTTGCCAAAGAGATTTTGAAAACTTATGATATGGTTTTTGCTCATAGACCACACCAAGTTGGTGCAGACATCATGTGTTACGGTTCCACCGACATCGCGACAGCGCCTTACGGTAGCTATTGGAGACAATTAAGAAGATTATGTTCACAAGAGCTTCTTTGTACAAAACGTGTTAGATCATTTCAATCGATTAGAGAGCAAGAGGTATCAAATTTAATAAAACATATTTCTAATAACATTGGAACATGTATTAACCTTAGTGAAAATGTTGCTTGCTTGACAAGTTCCATTACTTCAAGAGCAGCTTTTGGTAAAATATGTAAAGATCAACAAGAGTTTATTTTGTTGATTAAGAAACTTGTGAAAATTGCTGAAGGGTTTGTTATAATGGATTTGTTTCCTTCACAAAAGTGGTTACATGTGATAAGTGGAATGAAGCCTAAATTGGAGGAGTTGCATATGaaatttgataatatttttgaaaatattattaaggAGGCTATGACAAAGAAGGGTGATGGAGAGACAATAGAGGGTTTTCTCTCTGTCCTTCTTAGGATTAAAGATTGTGATGATGGCCTTGAGTGTCCTTTGACTATTGACAATATCAAAGCTGTAGTTTTG GACATGTTTGTTGCTGGAAGTGATACATCAGCTGCAATTATAGAATGGGCTATTTCAGAAATGATGAAAAATCCAACAGTAATGATCAAAGCTCAACAAGAAATAAGAGAACATTTTGACAGCAAGGGATACATAGATGAAACATCTCTTAAAGAACTAAAATATCTAAATGCAGTGATCAAAGAAGCATTGAGATTACACCCTCCTTTCCCTCTTCTTCTCCCTAGAGAATGCCGAGAAACTTGTGAGATTAAAGGGTACACAATACATGCCGGAAACAAAGTGATAGTTAATGCATGGGCAATTGGAAGAGACCCTGAGTATTGGAGTGAACCAGACAAGTTCATGCCGGAGAGATTTTTGGATTGTTCCATTGATTTCAAAGGTTCCAATATTGAATACATACCGTTCGGTGCTGGAAGGAGAATTTGCCCTGGTGTTTTGTTCGGTGTATCTAGTATTGAAATTGCTCTTGCACAACTTCTCTACCATTATAATTGGGAACTTCCTAGTGGATTAACAATGGAAAATCTAGAAATGACCGAATCTTTGAGTTCCTCATCAAGAAGAAAAACCGATCTGATTCTAGTTCCTATTTCTTGTTACAATCCTAAACATGCTTCGTAA
- the LOC123921771 gene encoding uncharacterized protein LOC123921771 gives MNLQASGSTFKLRLTFILHSTLGYIIWELGCFFKIHSASPSSLSGCKLPKRYWCEKGRCCDYLFVDANGTSYHNAFLCSHWCCSFGTTINDLRHSRYCHQ, from the exons ATGAACCTTCAAGCTTCAGGTTCAACATTCAAGCTTCGCTTAACCTTCATTCTCCATTCAACTTTAGGTTATATAATTTGGGAATTAg GTTGCTTCTTTAAAATACACTCAGCTTCTCCATCAAGTTTGTCAg gTTGCAAACTACCTAAAAGATATTGGTGTGAAAAAGGGAGATGTTGTGATTATTTATTTGTCGATGCTAATGGAACTTCCTATCACAATGCTTTCTTGTGCTCGCATTGGTGCTGTTCATTCG GTACTACCATCAATGATTTAAGACATAGTCGATACTGCCATCAATGA
- the LOC123923472 gene encoding protein Daple-like, which yields MNIQPKIEPGSPSTNHVILDRDEDETYLNLIETPHNFEDKTIPDLVEVLRGACLQETFDKVESVLVSKDLELRNKIQLLEQNVEMEKLGRLKAEEEVKKREELCEEGKKVQQRYLALLKEVKIAGLVDHRETIDVLRKRNVQLRELCEKGKREVQNYEAMFKEAEIALLVDRDALKEVKKKNIEFECEVKKIEEKRMEDRNELQVLKLKYDELVSRVLELKEKRLEDGNALDVLRKMKDGLEHEVLELKRKKVEDEKSLVFLKLKNGELEYEVLEFRKLKEKWGEDTNDLGGIREKNAELENEVLELKKKWLNDSNALEELRSKVRVLEDDKKASADIEIKNGELKQSVNNNLATISKLKNENNNLYIKFIGLLERVAKVEDDTKLLMSVDASGGRNNDGEAAIASTRLQNKWGMDALGASSASGRLKMEKDIDDDQRMSRGVHEKNTISGIAAKNGHPTPSSSIAVDMSKRKHSMADTETSSSGSSCCDLSYLDDLASSFEVSEAKKKKM from the exons ATGAACATTCAACCCAAAATAGAACCTGGGTCACCTTCAACCAACCATGTTATTCTTGATAGAGATGAAGATGAAACATATCTGAATCTGATAGAAACACCTCATAACTTTGAAGATAAAACTATCCCTGATCTTGTTGAAGTATTACGTGGAGCTTGTCTTCAAGAAACTTTTGATAAAGTTGAAAGTGTTTTGGTGAGTAAGGATTTGGAACTCAGAAACAAGATACAACTTTTAGAACAGAATGTTGAAATGGAGAAACTTGGTAGGTTAAAGGCTGAGGAAGAGGTTAAGAAAAGAGAAGAACTTTGTGAGGAAGGTAAGAAAGTACAGCAACGTTATTTAGCTTTGTTGAAGGAAGTTAAGATAGCTGGTTTGGTTGATCATAGAGAAACTATTGATGTTTTAAGAAAGAGAAATGTTCAGTTGAGAGAATTGTGTGAGAAAGGTAAAAGAGAGGTTCAAAATTATGAAGCTATGTTTAAAGAAGCCGAGATAGCTCTTTTAGTTGATAGAGATGCTTTGAAAGAggtgaaaaagaagaatattgAGTTTGAGTGTGAGGTTAAGAAGATAGAGGAAAAAAGGATGGAAGATAGGAATGAACTTCAAGTGCTAAAGTTGAAGTATGACGAGTTAGTATCTCGAGTTTTGGAGTTGAAGGAGAAAAGACTGGAAGATGGCAATGCTCTTGATGTGCTAAGAAAAATGAAGGATGGATTAGAGCATGAAGTTTTGGAGTTGAAGAGAAAAAAGGTGGAAGATGAGAAATCACTTGTTTTTCTAAAATTGAAGAATGGTGAATTAGAATATGAAGTTTTGGAGTTTAGGAAGCTGAAAGAAAAGTGGGGGGAAGATACCAATGACCTTGGCGGGATAAGAGAAAAGAATGCTGAATTAGAGAATGAAGTGTTGGAGTTGAAGAAAAAATGGTTAAATGATAGCAATGCTCTTGAGGAGCTTCGAAGCAAGGTTCGTGTATTGGAAGATGATAAAAAAGCTTCAGCTGATATTGAGATTAAAAACGGGGAATTGAAGCAATCAGTGAACAATAATTTGGCAACTATAAGCAAGTTGAAGAATGAAAACAATAATTTGTACATAAAGTTTATTGGACTGCTTGAAAGAGTCGCAAAAGTGGAGGATGACACCAAACTTTTGATGAGTGTAGATGCCTCCGGTGGTAGAAACAATGACGGAGAAGCTGCTATTGCCAGTACTCGCCTGCAGAACAAATGGGGCATGGATGCTCTAGGTGCATCATCAG CTAGTGGAAGATTGAAAATGGAAAAGGATATTGACGATGATCAGCGTATGTCTCGAGGAGTGCATGAAAAGAACACCATTTCTGGAATTGCCGCGAAGAATGGGCATCCAACTCCAAGTTCATCAATAGCAGTTGACATGTCCAAAAGAAAACATTCTATGGCCGACACTGAAACCTCCAGTTCTGGTTCGTCCTGCTGTGATTTATCGTATCTCGATGATCTTGCATCAAGCTTTGAGGTATCagaagcaaaaaagaaaaaaatgtag
- the LOC123921770 gene encoding ABC transporter C family member 8-like: MINNNVCITYDNTSALKREDTKWTEGQDIWWQHHVYEVPLLAQYLNFFYLVINYFPPLSINLRSHISFPKLTNATLVGVYALISFAAVAFVYVKPYLTALLGLKAFIAFFSSFTTAIFNAPMVFFDSTPVGRILTRASSDLSNLDFDIPYSITFVACVAIEILVMICIMVSVT; encoded by the exons ATGATCAATAACA ATGTATGCATAACTTACGATAACACATCTGCATTGAAGAGGGAAGATACTAAATGGACGGAAGGGCAAGATATATGGTGGCAG CATCATGTTTATGAGGTACCGCTATTAGCTCAGTAtttgaatttcttttatttaGTCATAAATTACTTTCCTCCCTTGAGTATAAATCTTCGCTCTCATATATCCTTTCCAAAATTAACTAATGCCACCTTGGTTGGAGTTTATGCATTAATTTCTTTTGCTGCTGTTGCTTTTGTTTATGTAAAACCTTACTTGACCGCACTTTTGGGATTAAAAGCTTTTATTGCTTTCTTCTCAAGCTTCACTACAGCTATCTTCAATGCTCCAATGGTTTTCTTTGATTCAACTCCTGTCGGAAGAATTTTAACTAGA GCTTCTTCAGATTTAAGTAATTTGGACTTTGATATACCTTATTCCATCACCTTTGTAGCATGTGTAGCAATTGAAATTTTGGTGATGATttgtataatggtttcagtcaCATGA